Sequence from the Nymphaea colorata isolate Beijing-Zhang1983 chromosome 9, ASM883128v2, whole genome shotgun sequence genome:
ACAAAGTCCTTGACAAAAAGAAGCTTAGGCACAACATGCAGAAATTGAAggttgaaagagagagagagagcgagagaaagagagggtcaCCATGGTGGGTGCTCATGCTCTGCCATATATAGGCTCTGCTTCCCTTCAAACACTAGAAGATGACAGTGGACACTCAAGAAGAATGACTAAGCTATGTTGGAGCCTTGTAGATCCTCTCGTTGTTCTACTCTATAAGAGGAGATGATGAATGTAGGTTTGTAagactgagagagagggaaagagaaagagccaACTTTACTTAAGTAAACTTGGTCTACAGAGATGAACTAAGTTAAAGTCCACCATACACATCACTAATAATGAATGGAAGTGAAAAGCAAAGCACTCCATTATGAAGCAATATTCTGAATTTGTTAGCAACAATACACGATTTAAGAGATGTTGCCCACCATGTAGGGGAAGAGATGGAGAGAATTATAAACAAAGTTACTAAGAATTCCAATAAAAAATTGGAACTCCAAAACCACACTATAACTAGTAACAGTTCAAAGAGCTAGGAAATGCATAGAGAAGATAAGAAGTAGAAAGCATTACTGAGATAAGCATATGTCAGGAGGAGAAAATTAAgtaaagaagaagcaaaagaacaaattaaaaaaaaaatgttggctaGCCTTTACCCCACCATTATTTGAATCCGCGAGCCAAAGGAAGTTGATATGCATCTCAAACATCTCAATCAAGaggttggaaaaaaaaaagccctcGGAGAGCCTTAGATTAGATGCATAGAGTCAGACATCTAAGAAGGTGAGGAGCACATCAGACTAGGGCACCAAGGCAACAACGGAGCAGTCTGCTCTTGTGGAGGATGCACAAGAGAGATTTGAAGCACAGACATGTGCATGAACCCGACGATACTGATGCATGGTACCTATGTGTTTAGTGATTGACGAGGTGATGGATTACATTGTTTCATCTAACAAGTGGATATTGAGCATTGAAGGTGGTTGTGTCATGAAACCTGCAAGGGAGGTGGAGAATCTTTGACAGTCAAAGTGTTCAAGAGGTCCTCCCACATAGTCAAATGCAAGGCTGATTGTTAACGGACAGGCTGAAGGAGTTGATAGAGGAGAGGACAGGGCATGATAGAATGGTTGATTGGAATCAGatacaaagaaaacaagcactTGAATAGGACAAAAACAAGATAGATGAAAAACAATCTTAGTCCTTGATTTTTTATAAATCaataattgagagaaaaacaagaaaaaatatgtgtGAACTAATACTATATAGCTGAAATGCTTCATCACCTTTCTCCCATTGTTTCCCTCTCAACCACAAATTTAGAAATGATCAAAGGTTGAAATTGTTTCTTATCTATTTATCATTTAAGTGCCTAGtacttctttctctctctctctctctctctctctctatatatatatatatatatatatatatatatatatgtgtgtgtgtgtgtgtctttgaATGATGTGCTCTGAAACCACGTGCATTGGCATTTCTTCactttaaatgattttttcagaTGATTAAATAGCCAAAATAGTTTAATAATAATTATGGACTTCTATTGTTGTGAGTGTTTCGGTTGTTGGTGCTGTAAACTGATATTAGTGGCTGCTCGAGCAGCCGGCTAATTACAGTTCGTATATAAATGTCACTCGGTGATATGCTCCGAATATTGTGTGTTGGTATTTCTTCACTTCAAATCATGTTTTCATATGATTAAATAGCCGAAACAGTTTGGTAACAAATATGGACTTCTACATTAGTTCGAAgctataaaatgaaaataaaaagcatAAAGAACTCACATACTCacaatgcaacaaaatttaATAGGAAAAAATCTCAACTTTCTTTTTAAAGTTATGATTTGCAATGAGAAGGTCAAGTTGAATCCGCACGTGGTCTTCAATTAAGGAAAACAAATATTGGAACATAAAGGGCACATCAAAACTTGCTAAACGACATTCAGTTATatatcacttttttatttaataggATAAAGTATTTTTTGCTGCATGGTCCCTTGAGGACAAAACTGGACAAAACTGCAAACAGTTAgcctttcccttctccctcgctctctctctccctctctctgtctctctcgctctgtgGCGGTGGGCTCATGAATCCCTCTTCCCAGGACTTGGAGCGGCTCTGGATCGAAGAGGTCCGCTACCTCCACTCTCTCTGGCGTGCCGGCCCTCCTCCAAACCGCACCAGAAACCCCAACCTTCGCCCCCTCGACGCTCCAgagttgaagaaggagaagaagaggaagaagagggagggaggggagaATAATAAGGATGAAAAGGAGGAGTGTGGAGAGAACCCATCGACTAATTCCGGCGCTGAATGGCCAAAAAATCCCTCCCCACCTCATGTTCCTCCCGACGCCACCTGGGAGGAAGCTATCACCGCGACGGCCGCCCCATTGGTGCCGTCTGCGGAGGAGATCGCGACATTGGCCGCAGTCCGGTTGCAGCGGAGTGCTGCCAAGGCTTGCGAGGAGATCCTCGCGGTGAAGGACGAGGAAATGGGAGATGGAGATCAAGACGAAACAGAGAGGCTTGGAGAGGAGGAAGCGTTCTTGTTCTTCCTGGGTTTTTTcaggaaggaagaggaggtAAGGAGGTACTATGAAGGGAACGCGGAGAAGGGGGACTTCTTCTGCCTCGTCTGTTTGGGTGTGGGAGAGAAGTTGTCGAGGAAATACTGCAGCTGCGTCGCGTTGGTTCAGCATGCCAACTCGGTGACGAAGACGAAGACCAGAGACGCTCACAAAGCGTACGGAAAGGCCATTTGCCGGGTTATGGGATGGGACTTTAGTCGGTTACCGAGCATCGTTCTGGATATGCAGGGGCCTCTTTGTCCTCCGGCGCCTCCAGTTTCGAGTTAACAGGTTCGGCTTTTCCTTTTGATGCTCTCTGTTCCTGTTTCTATTGAATCCACAGTACAATTTTCTTAATGTTGTTAGGCTGGTTAAGCCTACGTTCATGGTCCGCAACTTTCTCTAACTTTCTTGCTCCAACGAGAGGTAGAGGTTCCCTTAGATGACAAGGAGGCTATCTTGCTCCTGTATATATCCCTTGTTTTACATTTCGAAACAGTTAGACCAGATTTGGATTCGATGAAATTCTGATGGCTATTGTTATCTTTATCAGTTGCTGAATTTGGTGGGTTTCGATGCATAACTTATGATGGGCGTCATGGTGCATCACAATTTCCTCAACATTTGGACGAGCTGCTGCATTTGGATCATCATTTGAATTGTAGGAGGGAGCGACTGTGTACATGTATTGATATTTTCTGAAAAGAAGATAAGGCTTATTAAAGACCACATGTCTAGAAATAATAATCTCTTCAGACTTCAGAACAAGCCAAAAGTATCCTTTATGCGAACAATTATATCTTAAAAACGTACGACACTTAGATTTGTAATCAAGTTTATGATTGCGATATGAACAGAGACAGGGAGAATAAAGCATATCCAAAGACCTTTGAGAATGTATAGTCAGGTTTCCGATTATATAACTTTTCAAAGGGTGACTTATGATGGGGAACCAAAGTAGGAAGGTGATTGATCATATAAACAACACAGTACTGAAGGTATAGGTCCAAAATTTTGTAGGAATAGAAGCTGGACTTATTAGCTTAAACATGTGCTTGTTACATGATGACGGCTTTTTTCAACAGCTCCATTCTGTTGACCTTTGACGACATGAATTTTATGTTTAATACCACACTCCATTAAGAAAGTTTGGAAGTACTTTCTCAGCCCCCTTCATCAGTTTGGAAGTACTTCATTTTCCTCTCAAACATCTTTTCAGTGAGCACTAAAATGCTTGTTGAACATTAGATTTAGCACCAACCATATAAATGCACACACATTTAGGGAAAGCATCAACAAGAAGCACATAATATCAATATCTATCTGTACTAATGTTAAATGTAGGACCTGTACAACAAACATAGAGTTCCATGGTGCAGAAATATCATGTAACGACTTGTAAAATGGAAAAGGTTGACCTTTGCTTCATTGACAAAGCATAATAAACCTTAATAAAATGAGTCTACAATAAAGATACATCAAGCCATCAAGGTGATGAATCACATGATGCATTATGTGCAATGCTGAAGGACCAAGATGTTGATGCCATTGTTCTATATTCTCCCTGTTACCAATCAAGGCTGCCTTATTCTTGGAAGTTTTAAGTCGATAGAGTCGTCCTCACTCTTTCTTTGAAGAGGGTCTTTTGATCTGATCTTTCATAGAGCATTAATTGGGATGGAACTCAAATATGATCTGATTGTCTTTAATAAACTTATTCATAGATCGATTTGTGAAATATGTGGAAGGAGCAATATATCTTTCAGCTCACATTTTTGGTCTGTACTGGTGAAGCAAGAGGTGCCAATGTTTGTGAATGATCCAACCTGAACAGTTGCCGATTGTAACTGCATATGATGCATGGTACGAGGGGTTGTTTAAATCTTTTGTGACTGATATGTCATTCTCTAGTTTGAGATCCAACCAGCATCATCAATAACATTGGTTGAAGCATTGTAGACTTGGAGTTGAGGATCCACATTGTTATTTGAGTTAGAATCAGGCCGAGCACCATGGTTCTTAGTCATTTGACAACGCTCTTGAGCTTTGTAACCTGGTTTGTCACAGTACTGGCAAACATCCCATGGTTTATTTTGTTGCTGTTGACTGATGGTTGAGATAGTTCCTGTTGTTGCCATAGTTCCAGTTGTAACCATAATCTTGACTTGGATTCTGCTGTGTAGAGTGTAGAACAGGATCAAGAGACTGATTGGCAGATTCATCGTGATAAGAAATCTGTGATTCTTTGCTCAGCAACAACCCATGTAATTGGACAAGGGTAACAAGTTTAACTCTGGTGGTGAATGATGTTCTGAATGCATTATATTCAGCTGGAAGTCCTCTCAACACATGAAATAGCAGACTGTCTTTTCTAACAGGATGAGATGCCATTGCAAGCTTGTTTAATCGTTTTAAGTTTCTGACAATGCTCATTTATCATCCAATTTCCCCTTTTTAATAGTTTCAAGTTGCTTCTTGAGTTGCATAATACTTGAATGCGGGAGTGCAGCATATGTTTGCCACAAGAAATCCCAAACATGAAAAGTCCATTTCAAACCATCATTTTGGGAACGTATTGCTTCTGAAGGAGGAGATTATCTAGCTTCACAGAAGTTGGCTTTGTCTGAATCTGGATCAATGTACTTGTCTCATCTTTGCCCTTTTGATATTATTTAAGACAATGTTTTGATCCATCAATGAGGCCGTATAAATTGTCTGAATGAATCAATAGAGATAAACTGAGATTCCTGTAATAAATAGTTTTATGAATTTTGCTTAATATTCAAAAAGCATTGCAAATTTGAGGAAGCAGGCAGTAGAGGAAGGGTAACTGTGGAACTTAGCTGAGCTAAAGTGGACTCCGAAGCCATCTGAAACCTGATATTATGGATTTCATTGCCAACAGCAGGAACTCACTTGATGGTAAAACATGAGGTTGAACATGTAAGGCCTGAGTAAATCAGACACACTTTCTTCTTTAACAGCAACTCTGAAAGGCTTGAATCAGATCTAGCTCTGTgtgataaaaaattataaagactGCACTTCCCCAACTTTCTATCTATCTCTCTTGCTTCAATGAGAGGTAGAGGTTACCTTAAGTAGCAAGGAGGTTATCTTGCTCGAATACACATCCCTTGGTTTGCAATTGGAAACAgttaaatcagattttggattctaTCGTATCTTGATGGCTGCTGTTATCCTTATCAATTGCTGCATTTGATGGGTATCAGTGTGCATCACAGTCTCCTTAGGATTTGGGCTTGTtgcatttggattcaaatttggggTATCTTGAAAGAACTTTCATTTTTAACAGGGGAAATttattcatgaatcatgatgcattttttcagttttaccAAATCCCATTGATTGAAACACACACAGAAGGCCATTTGTTTGCGATTGCTGACCTAGGTAACTTGATTCCATATTTTCCTTATGATACTAACTAGAACAATGGCGAAAACTTACATGGGAATTGTGCTGAATCTCCAGACCTGCTTCAGAATAAGACAGCAGCCAACTAAATCCAAGTTTCTTTGATCATAGTGGTATTGATGTATGGCTTTTTAAGTGACTAATGAATGGTGAATTTGATCTATTATGGTTTTATTTTGTGTGCACTTATTTTATGCATATTGTATCTTTTCTCTGTAGGAGATAGAGCAAATCTTTGATAAAATATCgatttgttttctcttcttttggtttGTGCACAATGCAAGCTTCATCTATCAGATTCAGCTACTAACTAATGAAAACCTTTTTTAATTAACTCATATACTAGGTCACATTAGCCGAAGGTGTTGCTATGAATCGACAGGAACCTCTTTCCTCAGTGCTTGCTGCTTCTTGAGGTAATATCAAACAAGGTCTCAGGCTAAGACAGAGATGATTTTTTAGATGGATCTTTTTGCTGTTTTGGTTTACCATGAAGAAGACAAACGTCCATCTTGcttatattttttaactttagtaGCTGCGGCTTTCTGTCACCATTGTATAGATTTGGCCATGAAGGGCAATTTTTGGTAATTTTTAGATGTGAATGCGACTTAATGCAATTTGATTTTAATCTGCAAACTTGTGCATCCACAATTGCATCCCTTCATTTGTGAGAAAATCTGTTCTCCTGAAATCTAAATGTAGCTTCCTGTTTTGCTCAATACCATGTTTTGGGTAAGAATGCAAATTTGCTGTTTTGCCAACTacaacttttattttcttttggcatgttCATGGATGGGTTTTAATATGTCTAGATATTATCGTTGTGAATCAGATCATTGGATGAACCACAAATATAATGACTTGGACTATTCAAACTTGTTAGAGGCCTTCCGTATATTGGGACTTTCATAAGAACGAGTAAAGTTGCCATAAAGTTCATCTTGTCAGAATTAGAAGtggacatattatttgaagtgactatgatgaagatgatggtgAAACATCCCTTGGCATTTCAAGCTACTATTTTGAGAAGCCTTTTGTTTAAAAGTTCTCTTATATTGTAACTGATAATCTGAACCCCCTTTCTATTACCTTCTATAAGCTTTGGTTTATGTAACATGGGCCATGAACTATGATGATTCAGTCATGATAGAATTGATGCAGTAAAGCTGGTTTTCCTCTTATCTGTGAAGCGACAGGCACCTATAGCTAAAGTTGAGACCAGATGGTGGGGCTTTGACTAGCATTATACAAAACGATAAATATCGCAATATTAacgaaaaaatgagaataaacaaaaaaagtgaaaactcgcattttttagaaaaaatagagaaacatTTTGATTGTCCTTgcttcccttttctttgtttttctctttgtttacaCTATTATCATGATAGATGCATATTTAAATTTAAGTGAAATTATTCggcatcatttttatcatcttttaaaacgttattttcatcattttgtctagttttttaatgtattcTTATTAGTTTTCATGTATTTTGTTTCTAcctaatttttagatttttttcactttcccaagattttcctgagaatAGCAACTTTGCCGGGAAAGTAACCAAGAAAAATTTTGCCATTAAAAACCCAAGAACTATATTTGCGAGAATGGTTTGTAATCAGTTCCATTTGAGATCCCAATTGAAGGTTTTCATGTAACTTCCATTGTAGAGATCAATTTCTAGTTGCTTAATTTATTCCATTCAGAACTCGGAAATCTTGTATACCTCTTATACTTCCTCCTGTGTGAcccttttctttaaaaaagcACTTCTTTCTGTGAGCTGCTTTGTTTTTTAATGGCAAGTCTAGTTCCATTTTATCGTTTTCATACTGGCACTGACCACCTTTTATTATTCTGGTTTTGACATGTCAGTGATAGAGGTTCTGCTTAGCTCCGGCTAAACAGAAAAGTTGGAATTTGATGCCATAGCTCCACtactaaaaaaaatagtttttgcaTCTTGATTACCTTTGGAACTAAGCTGGGTTCAAACGCGGTCACATTCAATTGATCTGAAAGGCAATCTGTTCAAACAAAATGGATCGAGTTAGCTGATATTCCAATATAAGCATGCAAAATGACATCCATGCACATGCAGGGGAGGACAACAAGCGCGTTGAGCAATgtcaaagaatgaaaagaacGATACTTTGTGTTGAGCTACCAGTGGGTTGGTTACATTAGGTAGGACGCAGTCAGACCTACAGCTGAGTTATTTACATGCATA
This genomic interval carries:
- the LOC116261551 gene encoding uncharacterized protein LOC116261551; the protein is MNPSSQDLERLWIEEVRYLHSLWRAGPPPNRTRNPNLRPLDAPELKKEKKRKKREGGENNKDEKEECGENPSTNSGAEWPKNPSPPHVPPDATWEEAITATAAPLVPSAEEIATLAAVRLQRSAAKACEEILAVKDEEMGDGDQDETERLGEEEAFLFFLGFFRKEEEVRRYYEGNAEKGDFFCLVCLGVGEKLSRKYCSCVALVQHANSVTKTKTRDAHKAYGKAICRVMGWDFSRLPSIVLDMQGPLCPPAPPVSS